In the genome of Gammaproteobacteria bacterium, one region contains:
- a CDS encoding efflux RND transporter periplasmic adaptor subunit: MRRLCALCTLLPAVVYAHSDAGAFAGGATAMGAVAQDVGPPRYAAQVRVDPREVVGVVLKVNARIVALRNLYPGRAVTQGEVLAEFESAELETIQRTYAETFANLELVKAFSTTAEEKLIEGRMGLQWRGLSEDDIRAVEDTRAPVPRVAIHAPQDGYLVDVSLTEGQVINPGAQSGLFSLSGTTLFRIADPEAFLIEAQLPLAQAARLQPEDTVWLHLSPETAALEASIEEIVPLVDATGMRRTVRLRPLASASLLGLRNGQRLTVSLELGEEEHAH, from the coding sequence ATGAGACGTCTGTGCGCGCTGTGCACGTTGCTGCCGGCCGTCGTCTACGCGCACAGCGACGCGGGCGCGTTTGCCGGCGGCGCCACAGCGATGGGGGCCGTCGCGCAGGATGTCGGTCCGCCGCGCTATGCGGCACAGGTGCGGGTCGATCCCCGCGAGGTCGTCGGCGTGGTGCTCAAGGTCAATGCGCGCATCGTCGCACTGCGCAACCTCTATCCGGGGCGGGCCGTTACGCAGGGTGAGGTGCTGGCGGAATTCGAAAGTGCCGAGCTGGAAACCATTCAGCGGACCTACGCCGAGACCTTCGCCAACCTCGAACTCGTCAAGGCCTTCAGCACCACGGCGGAGGAGAAACTGATCGAGGGCCGCATGGGCCTGCAGTGGCGCGGTCTCAGCGAGGACGACATACGTGCCGTGGAGGATACCCGCGCGCCGGTACCCCGCGTGGCTATCCATGCGCCGCAGGATGGTTACCTGGTCGATGTCTCCCTCACCGAGGGCCAGGTGATCAACCCGGGCGCCCAGTCGGGGTTGTTCAGCCTGAGTGGTACCACGTTGTTCCGTATTGCCGATCCCGAGGCCTTTTTGATCGAGGCGCAGCTGCCGCTGGCACAGGCCGCGCGCCTGCAGCCGGAAGACACGGTCTGGTTACACCTGTCTCCGGAGACGGCGGCACTGGAGGCGTCGATCGAGGAGATCGTGCCGCTGGTTGATGCGACCGGGATGCGGCGCACGGTGCGCCTGCGGCCGCTGGCCAGCGCATCGCTGCTGGGACTGCGCAACGGCCAACGTCTTACTGTGTCGTTGGAGCTCGGGGAGGAAGAGCATGCGCACTGA
- a CDS encoding efflux RND transporter periplasmic adaptor subunit: MRTELFCAVLLVWCAGPVLAHSDASAFAAGAGQGPAGAAAASGEMAGEVVNEIRADSDLIRVAAVEARTVVESRAGIGRVIAPAAAVHDVNAFISGQVKEIYVRPGSHVRAGDPVALIESPEFVLVQKAFVALLGNEERLDILSGEGRLPNFMKDARENLRWWGLSDEDIEQLEKTGETLEGIVVDAAIDGVISEVLVQPGELLSAGDRTMAQFVVMGRAIARIIADDRPLWVEGLLFPDDLAGVRPGDVRVRLRLPDGKTAEYPVHDLSPALDDLRQLGRVFVKLEERDGLYPGQPLDIEVLLPRAEEAWAPRAALMGQGLDTVVFVQTEPGSYVRRMVEPGPAVGDWVPVAGLQPGTAVVTHGKMALEGAYRLLRAGIHADDHHH, translated from the coding sequence ATGCGCACTGAACTGTTTTGTGCCGTTCTCCTGGTGTGGTGCGCCGGTCCCGTGTTGGCCCACTCGGACGCATCGGCGTTCGCCGCCGGCGCCGGGCAGGGTCCTGCGGGGGCCGCTGCCGCGTCTGGTGAGATGGCGGGCGAGGTTGTAAATGAGATTCGGGCCGACAGCGACCTCATCCGGGTGGCGGCGGTAGAGGCCCGCACCGTCGTCGAGAGCCGTGCTGGTATCGGTCGCGTCATCGCGCCTGCAGCGGCGGTGCACGATGTCAACGCCTTCATCAGCGGTCAGGTCAAGGAGATCTACGTCCGCCCCGGTAGCCACGTGCGTGCGGGTGATCCGGTTGCACTGATCGAAAGCCCGGAATTCGTGCTCGTCCAGAAGGCCTTCGTCGCGTTGCTCGGCAACGAGGAGAGGCTGGATATCCTGAGTGGTGAGGGACGACTTCCCAATTTCATGAAGGATGCGCGCGAGAACTTGCGCTGGTGGGGGTTGAGCGATGAGGACATCGAGCAGCTCGAAAAGACCGGTGAGACGCTGGAAGGCATTGTCGTGGATGCGGCCATCGATGGCGTAATCAGCGAGGTGCTGGTACAGCCCGGTGAACTGCTCAGTGCCGGCGATCGTACGATGGCGCAGTTCGTGGTCATGGGGCGCGCCATCGCGCGCATCATCGCCGACGATCGGCCACTGTGGGTCGAGGGCCTGTTGTTTCCGGACGACCTTGCCGGCGTACGCCCCGGTGACGTGCGCGTACGCTTGCGGCTGCCCGACGGTAAGACCGCCGAATACCCTGTACACGACCTGTCGCCGGCACTCGATGACCTGCGCCAGTTGGGCCGTGTGTTCGTGAAGCTGGAGGAGCGGGATGGTCTGTATCCCGGCCAGCCCCTGGACATCGAGGTGCTGTTGCCGCGCGCGGAGGAGGCCTGGGCCCCGCGCGCGGCCCTCATGGGCCAGGGCCTGGACACAGTGGTGTTCGTCCAGACCGAACCGGGGAGTTATGTCCGGCGCATGGTAGAGCCGGGTCCTGCCGTCGGCGATTGGGTCCCGGTGGCTGGTCTGCAGCCGGGCACTGCGGTCGTAACTCATGGAAAAATGGCGCTCGAAGGCGCCTATCGGCTGCTGCGCGCCGGCATCCACGCCGACGATCACCATCACTGA
- a CDS encoding CusA/CzcA family heavy metal efflux RND transporter — MFDWIIGWSLRNRVVILLLYAVLTVAALFALGRMVVDVFPEFAPPQVQIQTEAPGFAARDVELLVTRPLEVTLQGMPNVEQIRSNSSIGLSRITIVFAADTDIFHARVLAQERLQLARASLPGSVRPPELMPVTSAISWLLKFALVDWSGQDRSYELRSLVDWEFRNRLLAQEGVASVVAVGGEVKQYQVQVDPAALMRLGLPFTRVVDAARDANSVAPAAFVFPTPEEEYFVRGEARVHSLADIGRSALGLVQGSPLTIGDVAEVRFGGEIKRGDGQMYGGPAVIGTVSKLWGSDTLATTQRVEETLRDLATTLPEGVELVPNVFRQASFIDRSIDNLEDALLHSSLIVALVLFLFLVRWRPTVISLIAIPTSLMMGVLVLSLLDIGLNALTLGGLVFAIGEVVDDAIIDVENILRRLRENQQATAPLPTLEIVFEGSSEIRNSVVFATVIIVLTFLPVFFLSDIEGRVFAPLAIAYLAAVAGSLLVALTLVPVLCSYFFGGRYARERVGLGRFVTWLLGVYRCALAYTMARPRAILGAALGASALGLVLIFTLGRSFLPAFHEGNIVIAMTLMPGTSLEESLRIGRQVESLVGAMPEVAMVAQRAGRSRLDEDAQPVNFSEFDVTLKENVHDVAAAMDTIRGELSGIPGAAINVSQFITHRMQEIMSGVRSQMVAKVYGPDLDVLAHLQQELLAAVQGVAGVVDLQAEPMVMVPGVDLRVDREAAAAYGITPGEVVRQAGGALNGVVVSQVLEGDRAYDLYVRIEASARADLDVLGNLPLQTAAGVVVPLRAVAQVDVVQEPYMINRDGGARRAVVQWNVTGRDLSAVVDDVREQVEQALVLPTGYTLEYGGDWEGQQRALRDLLIAGGIAILLVFAVMLRAFRQLPLVGLILSNLPFALVGGVLALVIAGETLSVSSLVGLIALFGIATRNGILLISRYQWVAARNGDASADAAALAVQGALDRMLPIAMTALTTALAVIPFLVGDPTGKELQRPLAIVLLGGMVSSTLLNLFVLPSGFAWALRRWPNLLRAPAGP, encoded by the coding sequence ATGTTCGACTGGATCATTGGTTGGTCGCTGCGCAACCGTGTCGTCATCCTGCTGCTGTATGCCGTGCTCACGGTTGCTGCACTGTTCGCCCTTGGGCGCATGGTCGTCGACGTCTTCCCCGAATTCGCCCCACCACAGGTGCAGATCCAGACCGAGGCGCCCGGCTTCGCGGCACGCGATGTCGAGCTGTTGGTGACGCGACCGCTGGAGGTCACCTTGCAGGGCATGCCGAATGTCGAGCAGATCCGCTCGAATTCGTCGATCGGCCTGTCGCGCATCACCATCGTCTTCGCTGCCGATACCGACATTTTCCATGCTCGTGTACTCGCCCAGGAACGCCTGCAGCTCGCCCGCGCCAGCCTGCCCGGCAGTGTGCGCCCACCGGAGTTGATGCCGGTGACTTCGGCGATCAGCTGGTTGCTCAAGTTCGCGCTGGTCGACTGGTCGGGTCAGGACCGCAGCTACGAGTTGCGCAGTCTGGTCGACTGGGAGTTCCGCAACCGTCTGCTGGCCCAGGAAGGTGTGGCCTCGGTGGTCGCCGTCGGCGGTGAGGTCAAGCAGTATCAGGTGCAGGTCGATCCGGCTGCCCTGATGCGCCTCGGGCTGCCGTTCACACGCGTGGTGGACGCGGCGCGCGATGCCAACAGCGTCGCCCCGGCCGCCTTCGTGTTCCCGACACCCGAGGAAGAGTATTTCGTACGCGGCGAGGCGCGTGTGCACTCACTCGCCGATATCGGACGCAGTGCCCTCGGTCTGGTGCAGGGCAGTCCGCTGACCATCGGCGATGTCGCCGAGGTGCGCTTTGGCGGCGAGATCAAGCGCGGTGACGGTCAGATGTACGGCGGGCCGGCGGTCATCGGTACGGTCTCCAAGTTGTGGGGCAGCGACACCCTGGCGACCACGCAGCGTGTCGAGGAGACATTGCGCGACCTGGCGACCACGCTCCCCGAGGGTGTCGAGCTGGTCCCCAATGTATTCCGTCAGGCGAGCTTCATCGACCGTTCCATCGACAACCTGGAGGATGCCCTGCTGCATTCCTCACTGATCGTCGCGCTGGTACTGTTTTTGTTCCTGGTGCGCTGGCGACCGACGGTCATCAGCCTGATCGCCATACCGACCTCGCTGATGATGGGTGTCCTGGTGCTGTCGTTGCTGGACATCGGCCTCAATGCGCTGACCCTCGGCGGCCTGGTGTTCGCTATTGGCGAGGTGGTCGACGACGCCATCATCGATGTGGAGAATATCCTGCGGCGCCTGCGCGAAAATCAACAGGCCACAGCACCGCTGCCGACGCTGGAGATCGTCTTCGAGGGTTCCAGTGAGATCCGTAACTCGGTGGTGTTCGCCACCGTCATCATCGTGCTGACCTTCCTGCCGGTGTTCTTCCTGAGTGACATCGAGGGGCGGGTGTTCGCGCCCCTGGCCATCGCCTACCTCGCGGCCGTTGCCGGCTCGCTGCTGGTGGCCCTGACCCTGGTGCCGGTACTGTGCTCGTACTTCTTCGGTGGCCGTTATGCACGCGAGCGGGTCGGCCTGGGCAGATTCGTGACCTGGTTGCTGGGGGTCTATCGGTGTGCGCTGGCGTATACCATGGCGCGCCCGCGGGCCATCCTCGGTGCCGCCCTGGGCGCCAGCGCCCTTGGCCTGGTGCTGATTTTCACGCTTGGCCGTTCGTTCCTGCCGGCCTTCCATGAAGGTAACATCGTTATCGCCATGACGCTGATGCCGGGCACCTCCCTGGAGGAAAGTCTGCGCATCGGACGTCAGGTGGAAAGCCTGGTGGGTGCGATGCCCGAGGTCGCCATGGTGGCCCAGCGCGCTGGGCGTTCACGCCTGGACGAGGATGCGCAGCCGGTGAACTTCAGTGAGTTCGACGTGACGCTGAAGGAGAACGTGCATGACGTGGCTGCCGCGATGGATACCATCCGCGGGGAGCTCAGCGGGATCCCCGGTGCCGCCATCAACGTCTCGCAATTCATCACCCACCGCATGCAGGAGATCATGTCCGGTGTACGGTCACAGATGGTCGCCAAGGTCTATGGCCCGGACCTCGATGTATTGGCGCACCTGCAGCAGGAGCTGCTCGCCGCCGTACAGGGCGTCGCCGGCGTGGTCGATCTGCAGGCCGAGCCGATGGTGATGGTGCCCGGTGTCGATCTGCGGGTGGATCGTGAAGCCGCGGCTGCCTACGGCATCACACCCGGTGAGGTCGTGCGCCAGGCCGGCGGTGCGCTCAATGGCGTGGTGGTGTCGCAGGTGCTGGAGGGCGACCGTGCGTACGATCTGTACGTACGCATCGAGGCCTCTGCGCGTGCGGACCTCGATGTGTTGGGCAACCTGCCGCTGCAGACCGCGGCGGGCGTGGTCGTGCCGTTGCGGGCCGTCGCCCAGGTGGACGTGGTGCAGGAGCCCTACATGATCAACCGTGACGGCGGTGCGCGCCGCGCGGTGGTGCAGTGGAACGTCACCGGCCGTGATCTGAGTGCGGTGGTGGACGACGTGCGCGAGCAGGTCGAACAGGCCCTGGTGCTGCCCACCGGCTACACCCTTGAGTACGGCGGCGACTGGGAGGGGCAGCAGCGCGCCCTGCGCGACCTGCTGATCGCCGGAGGTATCGCGATACTGCTGGTATTCGCTGTGATGTTACGCGCCTTCCGGCAACTGCCACTGGTGGGACTGATCCTGTCCAATCTGCCGTTCGCGCTGGTGGGCGGCGTGCTGGCGCTGGTGATCGCCGGAGAGACGCTGAGCGTCTCGTCGCTGGTCGGCCTGATCGCCCTGTTCGGTATCGCTACGCGCAACGGTATTCTGCTCATTTCGCGCTACCAGTGGGTCGCAGCCCGTAACGGTGACGCCTCCGCCGACGCGGCGGCGCTCGCCGTGCAGGGTGCGCTCGACCGCATGCTGCCCATTGCCATGACAGCGCTGACCACAGCACTGGCGGTTATCCCATTCCTGGTGGGGGATCCGACCGGCAAGGAGCTGCAGCGGCCGCTGGCGATCGTCCTGCTCGGCGGCATGGTCAGTTCCACCTTGCTGAATCTGTTCGTCTTGCCGTCCGGATTCGCCTGGGCGCTGCGGCGCTGGCCCAACCTGCTGCGCGCACCGGCCGGACCCTGA
- a CDS encoding GAF domain-containing protein, translated as MNYSLMAGQRHQDKVIGHGQWQNWLLYGWVLLLVVSPLLLLWGGDDSAGPARYIDVRTHAIVELFCGVTALLIAALIMALSRPYQGGSLNLFALGFLLMGLLDILHAATPPAEHPGLFVGSHTLSIFLGGALLCMGAVRYYRAHRPPTSTLRLSSEVAFMLAALVAVAVAYHTVLPDGHVDGMYDFSALARRTHELSGALYAVAALLAFLFYRATRQRLVLVAAGMLMLFGESAYLFRFSHLWDSTWWTWHAVKASLYMGTVVVIAAALVVALRAVERARVAQVVTNRELRHTHDELGLMHYELQIRNAMVNASINARSLDQTLAAIEVALVELLGPCRYTLILRVPDDEAAELARGIRHQGLRWEVEVSPEHTPCVRLARAVGGSGDELVHTCTPTSLPHTCMCLALRAHDQVFGYLRMHVQEDVPARVRHGQLDAVAAEIGSIVHNALLHYRWTEAVAFRSALSRVAAMLGSTLDLSQLLEAVCRESAQMLHSEGSAILLAGEDGEGMHMASRCLLGSAVLDPATGQPTWVVSDEGTALFAQLRESGRPLALLKPEPAQAAPFPLGTPGCVWGALAIFPLLDGAELIAVMLIMRLDRVPFSSATLEQGELLAEQVRVAIANARAYAAVRRTNEQLRRSEEDRVRAERLAVLGQMAASVAHEVRNPLSAINNCLAVLRRSIHGQPEAAMPAMEIIDDEVRRLDRLTRNFLSFGRSPRQMRTRVHLDTLVGRVCEGVEQHIRHEGLPVAVEQEIWGECGAVLFDADGFQELLWNLLLNAAQAIKGAGRVRVRLVQRDGHVFLAVADNGPGILAADRAHIFEPFFSQRSQGAGLGLAIVRQHVEGWGGRLRVWGPPGACFALRFPVSTVVAAADAELVS; from the coding sequence ATGAATTATTCCCTGATGGCAGGTCAGCGGCACCAGGATAAGGTGATCGGCCACGGTCAGTGGCAGAATTGGCTGCTGTATGGCTGGGTCCTGCTGCTGGTCGTCTCGCCACTCCTGCTGCTCTGGGGGGGTGACGACAGCGCGGGCCCCGCGCGTTACATCGACGTCCGTACGCATGCCATTGTCGAACTGTTCTGTGGGGTCACCGCGCTCCTGATCGCCGCCCTGATCATGGCGCTTTCGCGCCCTTATCAGGGCGGCTCGCTGAACCTGTTCGCGCTCGGCTTCCTGCTGATGGGGCTGCTCGATATCCTCCATGCCGCCACCCCGCCGGCTGAACACCCGGGGCTGTTCGTCGGATCGCACACCCTCTCCATCTTTTTAGGCGGTGCCCTGCTGTGCATGGGTGCGGTGCGCTATTATCGCGCCCACCGACCGCCTACATCGACACTGCGCCTGTCCAGCGAGGTCGCCTTCATGCTCGCGGCGCTGGTCGCGGTGGCCGTCGCCTACCACACGGTCCTGCCGGATGGGCATGTCGACGGTATGTACGACTTCTCGGCGCTGGCGCGTCGTACCCATGAGCTCTCTGGCGCGCTCTACGCCGTCGCTGCCCTGTTGGCGTTTCTGTTCTACCGCGCCACCCGGCAGCGGCTGGTGCTGGTCGCCGCTGGCATGCTCATGCTGTTCGGCGAGAGTGCGTACCTGTTTCGCTTCTCGCACCTGTGGGACTCCACCTGGTGGACCTGGCACGCCGTCAAGGCCAGCCTGTACATGGGCACCGTGGTGGTGATCGCCGCCGCGTTGGTCGTGGCGTTGCGGGCGGTCGAGCGGGCACGGGTCGCGCAGGTCGTCACCAACCGCGAGCTGCGACACACGCATGACGAGCTGGGCCTGATGCACTATGAGCTGCAGATACGCAACGCCATGGTCAATGCCAGCATCAATGCCCGCAGCCTGGATCAGACGCTGGCCGCTATCGAGGTCGCGTTGGTGGAGCTGTTGGGGCCGTGTCGTTACACGCTCATACTGCGGGTGCCAGATGATGAGGCGGCGGAGCTGGCGCGTGGCATACGGCATCAGGGGTTACGTTGGGAGGTCGAGGTCAGTCCCGAACATACGCCCTGCGTGCGCCTGGCGCGGGCCGTGGGCGGCAGCGGCGACGAGCTGGTGCATACCTGCACACCGACCAGCCTACCCCATACCTGCATGTGCCTGGCGCTACGTGCGCACGATCAGGTGTTCGGCTATCTGCGCATGCACGTGCAGGAAGATGTCCCGGCACGTGTGCGGCACGGGCAGCTGGATGCCGTGGCCGCCGAGATCGGGTCAATCGTGCACAATGCCCTGTTGCACTACCGTTGGACCGAGGCCGTAGCCTTCCGCTCCGCGTTGTCGCGGGTGGCGGCGATGCTCGGCTCGACGCTGGATCTGTCGCAGCTGCTGGAGGCCGTCTGCAGAGAGAGCGCGCAGATGTTGCACAGCGAGGGTTCGGCGATCCTGCTGGCCGGGGAGGACGGCGAGGGTATGCACATGGCCAGTCGTTGCTTGCTGGGTTCCGCGGTGCTCGATCCGGCCACCGGACAGCCCACCTGGGTGGTGTCAGACGAAGGGACGGCGCTGTTCGCACAACTGCGCGAGTCGGGTCGGCCGCTGGCGCTGCTGAAACCGGAGCCGGCACAGGCGGCACCCTTTCCACTGGGTACGCCCGGCTGTGTATGGGGGGCGCTGGCCATATTCCCGCTGCTGGACGGCGCCGAGCTCATCGCGGTGATGCTGATCATGCGGCTGGACCGTGTGCCGTTCAGCAGTGCCACCCTGGAGCAGGGTGAACTCCTGGCCGAGCAGGTGCGCGTAGCCATCGCCAACGCCCGCGCCTACGCGGCGGTGCGGCGCACCAACGAGCAGCTGCGGCGTTCCGAAGAGGACCGCGTGCGCGCCGAGCGCCTCGCCGTGCTTGGCCAGATGGCCGCCAGCGTCGCCCACGAAGTCCGCAACCCCCTCAGTGCCATCAACAATTGTCTGGCCGTGCTGCGCCGCAGCATTCATGGTCAGCCCGAGGCCGCCATGCCGGCCATGGAGATCATCGACGATGAGGTGCGGCGGCTGGATCGCCTGACACGCAACTTCCTCAGCTTCGGGCGCTCGCCGCGGCAGATGCGGACACGGGTGCACCTGGACACGCTCGTCGGCCGTGTCTGCGAAGGTGTAGAGCAGCATATCCGCCACGAAGGCCTGCCGGTCGCGGTGGAGCAGGAGATCTGGGGCGAGTGCGGGGCGGTGTTGTTCGATGCTGACGGTTTCCAGGAGCTACTGTGGAATCTGCTGCTCAACGCCGCGCAGGCCATCAAAGGCGCCGGCCGTGTCCGAGTGCGGTTGGTGCAGCGCGACGGTCACGTCTTCCTGGCCGTGGCCGACAACGGCCCTGGCATCCTGGCAGCGGACCGGGCCCATATCTTCGAGCCGTTCTTCAGCCAGCGCTCGCAGGGGGCCGGGCTTGGCCTGGCCATCGTGCGCCAGCATGTCGAGGGTTGGGGTGGACGGCTGCGCGTATGGGGCCCCCCGGGCGCGTGTTTCGCGCTGCGGTTTCCCGTGTCCACGGTGGTCGCCGCAGCGGATGCAGAGTTGGTGTCATGA
- a CDS encoding sigma-54 dependent transcriptional regulator, producing the protein MTLRALVVDDQRSPRRSLVLLLENAGMQAGEAASGGEALALLEHARYDVLITDLRMDGMSGNELLREVKTQYPQLPVILITAYGSIETAVEAMRLGAYDYLTKPFGEDEILEKIQQAHALATATQPDIVSAAGTGLVAVSPVMQGVLIRAERIARTELSILITGETGTGKSMLARYIHERGQRAEQPFVSLNCASVPEQLLESELFGHAKGSFTGATEARQGLFETADGGTIFLDEIDTLSLAMQAKLLSVLQEREIRRVGTNRARKIDIRVIAAANRDLSELITNGEFRPDLYYRVNGYRINLPPLRERGEDLERLLESFLHQYAKKHGRGPLTLTPSALTKVLNYPFPGNVRQLESMVEQMVVFAAPNGRIDIDALPEEILQRAGGTRGGHGGHGGQGGRVSRSLLHR; encoded by the coding sequence ATGACGCTGCGGGCCCTGGTCGTCGACGATCAACGCAGTCCGCGCCGCAGTCTGGTGTTGCTGCTGGAGAACGCCGGCATGCAGGCCGGCGAGGCCGCCAGCGGCGGCGAGGCGCTGGCACTGCTGGAACACGCGCGCTACGACGTCCTGATCACCGATCTGCGTATGGATGGAATGTCCGGCAACGAGCTGCTGCGGGAGGTGAAGACTCAGTACCCGCAGCTGCCTGTGATCCTGATCACGGCCTACGGCAGCATCGAGACCGCCGTCGAGGCCATGCGTCTCGGTGCTTATGACTACCTCACCAAGCCGTTCGGCGAAGATGAAATCCTGGAGAAGATCCAGCAGGCACATGCGCTGGCAACCGCGACACAGCCCGATATTGTGTCGGCCGCAGGTACCGGGCTGGTAGCCGTCAGCCCGGTGATGCAGGGTGTATTGATCCGCGCCGAACGCATCGCCCGCACCGAGTTGAGTATCCTCATCACGGGTGAGACCGGCACCGGTAAGAGCATGCTGGCGCGCTACATCCACGAGCGTGGCCAGCGCGCCGAGCAGCCCTTCGTCAGCCTCAACTGCGCCAGCGTGCCCGAGCAGCTGTTGGAGAGCGAGCTCTTCGGGCACGCCAAGGGGAGCTTCACCGGTGCTACCGAGGCACGTCAGGGTCTGTTCGAGACGGCCGATGGCGGCACCATCTTTCTCGATGAAATCGATACCTTGTCGCTGGCCATGCAGGCCAAGCTGCTCAGTGTGCTGCAGGAGCGTGAGATCCGCCGCGTCGGTACCAATCGCGCCCGCAAGATCGATATCCGGGTCATCGCAGCGGCGAATCGCGATCTCTCGGAGCTGATCACCAACGGTGAATTCCGGCCGGATCTGTACTACCGCGTGAATGGTTACCGCATCAATCTGCCGCCGCTGCGGGAACGTGGCGAGGATCTTGAACGTTTACTGGAAAGCTTCCTGCACCAGTACGCCAAGAAGCATGGTCGCGGCCCGCTGACACTGACACCGTCGGCGCTGACCAAGGTGCTGAACTATCCCTTCCCGGGCAACGTACGCCAGTTGGAGAGTATGGTCGAACAAATGGTGGTGTTCGCCGCCCCCAACGGCCGCATCGATATCGACGCACTGCCCGAGGAGATCCTGCAGCGCGCCGGCGGCACGCGTGGTGGGCATGGTGGGCATGGTGGGCAGGGTGGCAGGGTGTCACGGAGCCTGCTCCACCGTTGA